The proteins below are encoded in one region of Pseudoalteromonas ulvae UL12:
- a CDS encoding methyl-accepting chemotaxis protein, which translates to MFKALTIKRKLQLLALMAMTSLLCLSLLNLYIANKKQVIADAKDQLSLIESAVTDSLRIEVAFLAKPDPKYLPQMEEVVNHALKTNANLQQVINQLDYRSGKFDSISQAFNDLLSNFEQMSHAMEQYGYDQNQGLRGELRSKVHELEALAQQNQDDKALVLLLQIRRSEKDFIIRGQSKYLDKVASGVKALKTYMQQSGHRNLKAIDQYLIAFMKASEQYNHLGYKNTDSGLKSELDKIQQRLDDTVEALVAELHQVQVSEYNDAQTLQWSFSMLMAVILLTLLLLVIRSITNSIDSAITDIAKVTQTGDLRLTITQHSQDEIGQLARSVNELLGKFLSVIRSIHSAVDIVNTESTRVAMSVDQSGQQLVQQKMEVETVASAVTEMGAVAHDIAINAEQTAKRVDAVSTNAQSGQVQVQSTISAMTALSSQLVESAKQVYLLQDKSNAINAVLTVIKGIAEQTNLLALNAAIEAARAGEQGRGFAVVADEVRSLAVKTQESTAEITDIINELQASTSNIVGSIDQCKQQGLLTAEQTELAGAAFSDIIADIQEVSDMTSTIAVAVEQQSTVAQEINLNIVRISDYADELANNSQQNAQASAQVSEQAHQLDDAISWFKS; encoded by the coding sequence ATGTTCAAAGCGTTAACAATAAAAAGAAAACTACAACTATTAGCTCTAATGGCGATGACATCGCTTTTATGTTTGTCATTGTTAAATTTATATATTGCCAATAAAAAACAAGTTATTGCCGATGCCAAAGATCAATTATCTCTGATTGAAAGTGCAGTGACTGATTCACTAAGAATCGAAGTGGCATTTTTAGCTAAACCTGACCCTAAATATTTACCACAAATGGAAGAGGTGGTGAACCACGCATTAAAAACCAATGCCAACCTACAGCAAGTGATTAATCAATTGGATTATCGCTCTGGTAAATTTGACTCTATTTCACAGGCATTCAATGACTTGTTAAGTAATTTTGAGCAAATGAGTCATGCCATGGAGCAGTACGGATACGATCAAAACCAAGGATTGCGAGGTGAGCTCCGAAGTAAAGTTCATGAGTTGGAGGCATTGGCACAGCAGAATCAAGATGATAAAGCGTTGGTGCTGTTATTGCAGATCCGCCGCAGCGAAAAAGATTTTATTATTCGCGGTCAAAGTAAGTATCTAGATAAAGTAGCAAGTGGTGTTAAAGCGCTCAAAACCTATATGCAACAATCGGGTCACCGTAATCTCAAAGCGATAGATCAATATTTGATTGCATTTATGAAAGCGAGTGAGCAATACAATCATCTCGGGTATAAAAACACAGACTCAGGATTGAAAAGTGAGTTAGATAAAATACAACAGCGCCTAGATGATACGGTTGAAGCGCTGGTGGCGGAGTTGCATCAAGTACAAGTGTCAGAATACAACGATGCTCAAACGCTGCAGTGGTCATTTAGTATGCTGATGGCGGTTATCTTATTAACACTTTTATTACTGGTCATTCGTTCGATCACCAATAGTATTGATAGTGCAATAACCGATATTGCCAAGGTGACACAAACTGGTGATTTACGTTTAACCATTACTCAGCACAGTCAAGATGAGATTGGGCAATTAGCGCGCTCAGTGAATGAGTTGTTAGGAAAGTTTTTATCGGTAATTCGCTCTATTCATAGTGCTGTTGATATCGTCAATACTGAATCAACACGTGTGGCAATGAGTGTCGATCAAAGTGGTCAGCAATTAGTGCAGCAAAAAATGGAAGTTGAAACAGTCGCCAGTGCTGTGACTGAAATGGGGGCGGTTGCTCATGATATAGCCATCAATGCAGAGCAAACAGCCAAACGTGTTGATGCGGTATCAACTAACGCACAAAGTGGGCAGGTTCAAGTGCAGTCAACTATTTCAGCCATGACTGCGTTGAGTTCTCAATTAGTCGAATCAGCTAAACAAGTGTATTTATTGCAGGACAAAAGTAATGCCATCAATGCCGTGTTAACGGTAATCAAAGGAATTGCCGAGCAAACCAACTTATTAGCGTTAAATGCAGCTATTGAAGCTGCAAGAGCCGGTGAGCAAGGCCGAGGTTTTGCTGTTGTCGCGGATGAAGTGCGCTCTCTTGCTGTTAAGACCCAAGAATCGACAGCAGAAATCACGGATATAATTAATGAGCTGCAAGCTAGTACATCAAATATTGTCGGTAGCATTGACCAATGTAAACAGCAGGGGCTGTTAACTGCAGAACAAACTGAGTTGGCTGGTGCGGCGTTTTCCGACATTATTGCCGATATCCAAGAAGTATCCGATATGACCTCGACTATTGCTGTTGCGGTTGAGCAACAATCGACTGTTGCGCAAGAAATAAACCTCAATATTGTGCGAATTAGCGATTACGCAGACGAACTTGCCAATAATTCCCAGCAAAATGCTCAGGCCTCTGCACAAGTCTCTGAGCAAGCACATCAATTAGATGATGCAATCAGTTGGTTTAAGAGTTAA
- a CDS encoding VOC family protein, translated as MADFSSHQAGTFCWSELCTHNWQQGKEFYTTLFGWGVDDQPIGPDLFYTMLQKEGADIAAMYQMEATRIELDLPSHWLSYVAVDDVDVVTAKAQALGARLIHGPHAVGDAGKMALFEEPQGAVFAIWQGMAHPGARKLHEPSTVCWTELATKNAEQSRAFYCQLFDWESHVEDMEGMLYTQFKIAGQPVAGMLEMNDEWGDIPAHWMTYFAVDNCDAMADQATQLGGIVCVPPTSIKNVGRFSVITDPQGAVFSIIELETPQ; from the coding sequence ATGGCTGATTTTTCTTCACACCAAGCAGGAACGTTTTGTTGGTCTGAGTTGTGCACACACAATTGGCAGCAAGGTAAAGAGTTTTATACTACTTTGTTTGGCTGGGGGGTCGATGACCAGCCTATAGGACCCGATTTGTTTTACACTATGCTGCAAAAAGAAGGGGCAGATATTGCAGCTATGTACCAAATGGAAGCGACAAGGATAGAGCTTGATCTTCCTAGTCATTGGTTAAGTTATGTCGCCGTTGATGATGTTGACGTGGTTACAGCAAAAGCGCAAGCATTAGGTGCCAGATTGATTCACGGCCCTCATGCAGTGGGCGATGCGGGTAAAATGGCTTTATTTGAAGAGCCACAAGGAGCTGTTTTCGCTATTTGGCAAGGTATGGCTCACCCAGGTGCGCGAAAGTTACACGAACCAAGCACTGTGTGTTGGACTGAGCTTGCCACGAAAAATGCTGAACAAAGTCGTGCTTTCTATTGCCAATTATTTGATTGGGAATCACATGTCGAAGATATGGAAGGCATGCTTTATACCCAATTTAAAATCGCCGGTCAGCCTGTCGCGGGTATGCTAGAGATGAACGATGAATGGGGAGATATCCCCGCGCATTGGATGACTTACTTTGCTGTAGACAACTGTGACGCAATGGCAGATCAAGCAACTCAATTAGGGGGCATAGTTTGCGTTCCGCCTACCTCAATAAAAAATGTTGGTCGGTTTAGTGTGATTACCGATCCACAAGGGGCCGTTTTTTCAATTATTGAATTAGAAACGCCGCAATAG
- a CDS encoding SDR family oxidoreductase: MSAHVVITGANRGIGLSFCQHYLAKGYEVTAVVREASSELKALALNVIDGIDVSLAEDVASLTQRLNGRSIDILINNAGIFHNETLADIDFDAIVKQLEINSLGPIRVTAALQKNLVEGAKVAMITSRMGSIADNTSGGYIGYRMSKAALNAASVSLAHELKPRGIAVAILHPGFVQTQMVGFAGDISPQEASSRLIARIDELTLDTTGTFWHSNGEVLPW, translated from the coding sequence ATGTCTGCACATGTAGTTATCACCGGAGCAAATCGTGGGATTGGACTGAGCTTTTGTCAGCATTATTTAGCAAAAGGATATGAGGTGACAGCGGTTGTGCGAGAAGCGTCTTCAGAGCTAAAAGCGCTAGCGCTTAATGTAATTGATGGCATTGATGTCAGTTTAGCTGAAGATGTTGCCTCGTTAACGCAACGACTTAATGGACGCAGTATTGATATTTTAATTAATAACGCAGGGATTTTTCATAATGAAACCCTCGCTGATATTGACTTTGATGCGATAGTAAAGCAATTGGAAATTAATAGCTTAGGTCCTATTCGTGTCACTGCTGCATTGCAAAAGAACTTAGTAGAAGGCGCGAAAGTTGCAATGATCACCAGTCGTATGGGATCGATAGCGGATAATACCTCGGGTGGGTATATCGGTTATCGAATGTCTAAAGCGGCTCTTAATGCAGCAAGCGTTAGCCTCGCACATGAACTTAAACCACGAGGCATTGCTGTAGCAATTTTACATCCCGGTTTTGTGCAAACACAGATGGTTGGCTTTGCAGGCGATATTTCTCCTCAAGAGGCATCGAGTCGATTAATTGCGCGTATTGATGAGTTAACTCTAGATACAACTGGTACTTTTTGGCATTCCAATGGTGAAGTTTTGCCTTGGTAG
- a CDS encoding fatty acid cis/trans isomerase — protein sequence MFNRFALVCLIITMTGCALYGVTQFDTLYGEPAPQLRMTQSHDREAIHYLDTVKPIIESRCVVCHGCYDAPCQLKLSSPEGIDRGITEELVYDGARLLAATPQRLFLDAHTIEQWRERGFKPVLNEHLQHPDVNLAASVMHQSLVLKLAHPLPEQAVLGDEFDFSLDRNQSCPSAEGYQQFAQDNPLAGMPYGFPGLSQQEFSTLQAWLMDGAKMAQINEPSVLESEQVARWEAFLNQSSNKHQLMARYIYEHWFLAHIYFDAQPNRSFFKLVRSKTPPGQPIEQINTLRPIDDPKVSRVYYRLRHDKSTVLAKTHLPLALNDSKLARIYQQFLAPDYQVASLPSYRPEISANPFKVYEAIPTSAKYQFMLDEAQLVIMGFIKGPVCRGQVALNVINDHFWVFFVDPDKSSKADIGQFLAKNQDVLTLPAQDQSAVLPVASWFKYAQAQLKYFSAKMDLMNTVFEDTSKLNLDLIWQGEGHNHNAALTIFRHFDSATVTKGLVGQPPKTAWVIDYALFERIHYLLVAGFDVYGNVGHQLNTRLYMDFLRIEGEQNFLALLPANVRERTHQYWYRNATLSFNEYMQDKNRFIQESGVAYQTDDPQTELYTKLKQHLKPVLSQTHEFTQDDFSQLRALEQVSSHSMSHLPQVSFILIPDNDSHRAYSIIKNNAHFNITSLLNEASQRAYAEDTLTVARGFIGDYPAVIWYVGPNEVSSFISQFKNIKTLADYQVLKSRFAIRRTDPDFWKYSDLLHDVAKQYTGDAFGLFDYNRFENR from the coding sequence ATGTTTAATCGTTTCGCGTTAGTGTGTTTGATCATCACGATGACAGGGTGCGCCCTGTATGGCGTGACGCAATTTGATACTCTTTATGGTGAGCCTGCGCCACAGTTAAGAATGACTCAGTCACACGATCGCGAAGCAATTCATTACCTCGATACCGTCAAACCTATTATAGAGAGTCGCTGTGTCGTATGTCATGGATGTTACGATGCCCCTTGCCAGTTAAAGCTATCTTCTCCAGAAGGCATTGATCGTGGCATCACAGAAGAACTAGTTTACGATGGTGCACGGTTACTCGCGGCGACTCCACAGCGACTATTCCTTGATGCGCATACTATAGAGCAATGGCGAGAACGGGGATTCAAACCGGTTTTAAATGAACATCTGCAACATCCGGACGTAAACTTAGCAGCCAGTGTCATGCATCAGTCATTGGTGTTAAAGCTGGCTCACCCTTTGCCTGAGCAAGCGGTGTTGGGTGATGAGTTTGATTTTTCTCTCGATCGTAATCAAAGTTGCCCTTCAGCAGAAGGTTATCAGCAGTTTGCACAAGATAATCCGTTGGCGGGGATGCCATACGGCTTTCCGGGGTTATCCCAACAAGAATTTAGCACTTTACAAGCTTGGCTGATGGATGGCGCTAAAATGGCGCAGATTAATGAACCCAGTGTGTTGGAGAGTGAGCAAGTTGCTCGATGGGAAGCATTTTTAAATCAGTCATCAAATAAACATCAGTTGATGGCTCGTTATATTTATGAGCATTGGTTTTTGGCCCATATTTATTTTGATGCTCAGCCTAATCGTAGCTTTTTCAAATTAGTCCGTTCAAAAACCCCACCAGGGCAGCCCATTGAGCAAATTAATACCTTACGTCCGATTGATGACCCTAAAGTGTCTCGGGTGTACTATCGTCTTCGCCACGATAAAAGTACTGTGCTGGCAAAGACGCATTTACCTTTGGCATTGAACGATAGTAAGTTAGCGCGTATTTACCAGCAATTTCTTGCTCCTGACTATCAGGTTGCTTCGTTGCCTAGCTATCGGCCAGAGATTAGCGCCAACCCTTTTAAGGTTTATGAAGCTATTCCTACATCAGCTAAATACCAATTTATGCTCGACGAAGCCCAACTTGTTATTATGGGTTTTATAAAAGGGCCTGTCTGTCGAGGGCAAGTTGCACTCAATGTGATTAATGATCATTTTTGGGTGTTTTTTGTTGATCCCGATAAAAGCAGTAAAGCAGATATAGGCCAATTCTTAGCTAAAAATCAAGATGTATTAACTTTACCTGCTCAAGATCAAAGTGCCGTCCTGCCAGTGGCCTCTTGGTTTAAATATGCTCAGGCTCAGTTAAAATACTTTTCAGCCAAGATGGATCTTATGAACACAGTATTCGAAGACACCAGTAAGTTAAATCTCGACTTAATATGGCAAGGTGAAGGGCATAATCACAATGCCGCCCTGACTATTTTTCGCCATTTCGATAGTGCGACCGTTACCAAAGGGTTGGTAGGTCAACCACCCAAAACAGCATGGGTTATCGATTATGCTTTGTTTGAACGTATTCACTATCTGCTGGTGGCGGGCTTTGATGTTTACGGAAATGTGGGTCACCAGCTTAATACCCGACTTTACATGGATTTTCTGCGTATTGAAGGCGAGCAAAATTTCTTAGCATTGCTTCCTGCCAATGTCCGAGAGCGCACCCATCAATACTGGTATCGAAATGCTACTCTGAGCTTTAATGAATATATGCAAGATAAAAATCGCTTCATTCAAGAGTCTGGGGTGGCGTATCAAACAGATGATCCACAAACGGAGTTATATACCAAACTCAAACAGCATCTTAAGCCAGTGTTATCGCAAACTCATGAGTTCACGCAAGATGACTTTAGTCAGCTCAGAGCGCTTGAGCAGGTATCAAGCCACAGTATGAGTCATTTACCTCAAGTCTCGTTTATATTGATTCCTGATAACGATAGTCACCGCGCGTATTCGATAATTAAGAATAATGCTCATTTCAATATTACTAGCTTATTAAATGAAGCATCTCAGCGCGCGTATGCTGAAGACACGTTAACAGTGGCTAGAGGTTTCATTGGTGATTACCCTGCCGTAATTTGGTATGTCGGTCCAAATGAAGTGTCTTCGTTCATTTCGCAGTTCAAGAATATAAAAACCTTGGCTGATTATCAGGTGCTCAAATCTCGTTTTGCGATTCGCCGTACCGATCCTGACTTTTGGAAATATAGTGACTTATTACATGATGTTGCGAAACAATATACCGGTGATGCCTTTGGTTTGTTCGATTACAATCGCTTTGAGAACCGATGA